The Balaenoptera acutorostrata chromosome 11, mBalAcu1.1, whole genome shotgun sequence genome segment tcttttctttttctctttttctctaaagGCGACATGGGGATCAGAGAATGGCAGATTTCAGAGTCAACAGGCCATAGCCTACGTTACACTGACAGTTACTTCTGAGTCAGAAACTCTTCCTTCTTACGTCACCTTGGGCGATGGCTGCCCCGTCCCTCCTCAGAGCAGGAAGGGCTGGGAAGAGGACAAAGCAACAGGTCCCCACCCACCCCGGAGCTCCTTCACCAACACTTCCGCCAGAGCCCTTTCCTTCTGGTCTCAGTATACCCgcccaccacccctcccaggcGCCCTCGGGGCGGACACGTTTGTTCTGGCTCCCCTAAGACACTGAGCTTCCTTCTCCAGTGTCCCTGCTCCCCGGCCAGCCTGATCTGCGCTTCACGTGCCCAGGCTGAGCCCTGGGAGACACGAGTCTGTTTTGAGGTGAAGGAGAGACAGTGGCCGTGGGGTTCCTTCCCAGGTACAGCTCGTGGGGCGAGGAGGCGCCAGCGGTGGCCCAACAGTCGGAGGGAACAGGAAGCTCTCTCAAAGCCAGCTGCCACCCAGGGTCATggccaatcaatcaatccatcagtCGCTAAGCAGTGCTCTTGAGGAGTGGGCTTCTCTCTGTGTTGCTGGGCAAAAGCATCTTCAAAACACAGGAAACCAAGAGGGAAAACAAATAGAGCCCTGAAGAGACATCCCTGTAACCATAAAACAGTGGCTCTGAAATCTGCCATTCTCAGCCGGGGCTTCTCCGGGCGCTTTACAGAGTCTAGGATGCTGCTTTCTTGGTTGCTGGGGAAACAGATGTTACACTCAAGTAAGCCAGTGGGGGATTTGTGAAAAACCACTCTGTTTCCCAGTGCTCGGTTCTCACAGGGCCTGCATTTCTCCACCTCAGCCACAGGGAAGAGAATTAGTTGGGGAATGTTCGCTTGAGGGAGAGGAAGGTCTCAGGTGAGCATCGGCCAGGGGACTAGTCTTGCCCAGGCCCCGGGACGCCCCCTGCTCCAGCCCTCCCCTCACATCCCCTCCCGCTCCCAGCTCAGAGCTGCACCCTCATCCTCCAGCCGGCAGTGCCCACCCCGCGGGGAGAGGAGGGCAGCAGCCCCGCGCACCCTCggagggggcggggagcaggACATGCAGGGAAACGAGAACATGCCCCGCCAAGTCCAATCCCACCCTGTTTTCCACATCCAACACCAGGTGTGCATCCCGCTTAGCTCCTCTCAGAATTCCCAAGACGAGGAGGGAGCAGTGCCGACTTAAGGACAGGAGGCATTTCCGTATCATTTCCCTGCATCCCACTTCCCAGTGCCCCCACTGCCTTCTGCACACCCGCTGAGGGGAGCAGAAAAATAAGTATGAATATAATTCTCCACCTGAGTTCCTTTCATATCAACTAAGTAACCAACTAACTTGCCAATAAATTACTATTATAAATGTGTGGATACGtaggcatatatatgtgtgtgcatatgtatatatacacacatatatatatatatatatacacacacatatatatatgtatgtgtagttCCAGATTTTCTTCCTTGCTCCGTCACTTGCAGGCAGCTTCAGACAAAAGCTTCCGAGCCCTCCAGAAGGGCCTCATCGGATCACGGGGGCCACGTAGTTGGCAGGGAAGAGGCCCAGCTTGTTGTGCAGGCGGCCGGTCCACCAGGATGGGTTGGAGCTGTCCAGGACCTCAACCACCTCTCCGCAGTGGAACCCCAGCTCATCATCTTCGAGAGCCTCAAAGTCGTACAGCGCCCGGGCCCACCGCACTCGCTGCTGGGGGAAAACACAGAGAGAGGTCCTGCTGAGCTGGGGCCGGCCGAGCTGGTTTCTGAGCCACAGGCACACGGAAGAGGATCTGCTGGCCCTGGCACCAAGACAAAGCTCGCCGTGAGCTGCCTGCCCTGAAGGCTGACGGGTGGCTCTCCAGAGACATTTCAAGCCCCATTGCAACTGAAAGCAGACCCGGATGCCCAGCTCTGAGCGACCGAGATGTAATTCTCCAAGGCTCCAAGAGGATCCTTGAGAACTACCCTCTCTACATCAATAGgtggtctttttattttcttcaagtgACAAACAGAACGCAGTGTGCCCAGACTAACAGCCCTCGATGCCAGCGCAACAGATCTCCCTCTGCTCGAATTGCAGTCAGGAAATGTGAGGATCGGGCGAGGCCCGACAGCCAAACTGAGAAGGGCAGGCTGGATCAGCTCTCCGGGGAACTCTTGCCCCACCATCACTCGCTGGGTTCCCACCACCTCTGTGCGCAGTTTGACGTCTCTCGTGGAGGACCAACCGTTTCTCTACTTGACCCCTTGGCCTCCTCCACTGAGCCCAGACAGGGAAGTTCACATACCCCGGCTGCTTGGAGTTGCACGGGGTCTGTGTGTCTCCGGTGCATGAGGGCGGCATTCATTTCGCTGCTGTTGCCTATGCCACAGTGCCCGTCGTTTATGTCCAGGCTGCCTCCACGGCGTTCCTAGAAACAGATGTGACAGAAGAGCCATCACCACATCGCCGGAAGCGTCCCTCACAGGCTCCCCCAGCACCTTGCTCTGATGCCATGGACACAGCCCGTGCTCCAAGGATACTTACTGCTGAGGACAACAAACCCTAGATAatggagagagggaaaaggatGACAAGCAGACCTTAGATTGTGAAGATGATGCCAGATTTCATTCGTTCAACCAAGGAATATTTATCTGGCACCTACCATGTGTCTAGTACTGTCTTGAGGATATGTAGCTGGAAGGAGAAGGCCCCTATCTTCATGGAACATCAGTTTCAAGGGGGAACCATACACTTTTAAGTGAGGAGTGAGCATAGAGAAGAGTGTGTAAGTTGGCCTGGGTGATCAGGGAGCAGATGATGCTTGAACTCCAGCTTAAAGAGGAgtaaagagatatgggaacatatgtatatgtataactgattcactctgtcatacagcagaaactaacacaccattgtaaagcaattatactccaataaagatgtttaaaaaaaaaaataaagaggagtaGAACTGACGAAGAaagggcatttcaggcagaggggacagcataTAAAAAGCCTCAAAAGCATGAGAGAAAACGCAGTGAAAAATTCTGGTAACTAAAGGGAGTGCAGTGTTGCCAGAATGTATGTTCACGTGGCGCGGTAGcaggggatggggctggggagaCAGATAGGGGCAGCTCACAAAGGACTTTGTATGCCCTGCTGCGGAATTCAGGGATGATGTTATCTGGCTGTATTGTTACTCTGGGCAAGCCATGTAAAATCCCATCTGGAACaaggtagataaataaataaataagcaaggcTCCATTTCTGGTGCTCATGTGTTTTTCTTGTAGATCTTGACAGCCAGATGGGTTAAAGGGCATGAAAAGATTTGGAATTGTGCTGATAGGAAAATGAAACAATTGTTCACTGAGTCCTCagggtaagagagagagagagagagagagagagagagagagagagagagagtgtgtgtgtgtgtgtgtgtgtgtgtgtgttttcaagcAGGGAGCCATTTAATTCACAGAGACTTCTTCGCCAAGAGCAGTTTCCATATTTCTGCCATCTGGGGGTCCAGGATCTTCTATATGGGCCCAGTGAGAGCTGATGGGGCCAGGCCTGGATTGGGACGTTCCTCCCCAGTCCTGGACCCAAAACAGGCCCCCAGCGTTTATTTGCTTTGGTTGTTTCCGGCACTGTGGGGAGTTTTCACACACTAAGTGGCAGTGGGGACAAGGTGACTGAAGCCTGGGGGGGAGAGCAGGTCCTCCTCCCCACCTCGCTGTGCCCCACTTCATTCTTCCCGGATACCTGATgaaaatgctgctgctgcaggtaCCGCTGCTGTGGTGGCAGTGGTGCGGGGGCAAACTgcgagggagggggcggggggtgatCCGACAGCTTCCGGTTCATCGAAGGCCGGATTTCTTCTCCCACAGTCCCACTCAGGGGTGGGCCTCCCTGGGACCTCCGGTCCAGGCTGTTGCCCCGCTGACCCTGGGAGAGAACAGAGATGATGCGGATTCACCCTCCTCAAGCATCTCCTGGCCCCGCCCCGCTCTTCTGGCAGCTGTTCCCAGACTTAGCTCGTGACAGCTCCAAGAAACAGCTGATGGGGTGAGGGCCGCTTAAGGAGAATCGATGGTTCAGACCATTACATTTTCAAAGTGGCCGCTGCATGCTCAGATTCTCCCAGTTTGGGGAGTTTGGATCTCTGGTTCACAGACTTTCCACGTGGTACCCAACTAGCCCCTTCCTAGTGGgcttgtttttctctgtgtaaTCAAGCTTAAATGTTCCATTTTACCGACACAGTGCCACCCCTCCTTATCGCACGTTGCCACACTGCTGGACATCCTATCCTCCAGATAAGCTCTGCTATTGACTTTGCATGATTTTGAACTGTCATTTATAGCCTGGTGATAGAGACCCAAACAGCAACGCTCTTGCAGCACCATGGAAACCAGGCCTGCTGCTGGGCACGTTGGGAAGAAACAAGATCTTTCTCCTGACTGCTACCACAACCTCGTGACTCAGAGAcactttcttgttatttttatctaACAAACAATTACACAGGGCCCTCGGCttagtatatgccaggcactggtctaaGCACTTTGCAAAATGAACTCATTAAATCCAGTTTAATGCAGTTTTATATTTCCTCTATCACCTCAGCCTGCACATCCTAATAAATGAATACCTCTGTCCATTTCCTGGTTAAAAGAATTTACAAGGTGGGGGGGTTAAcctttgtttatctttctgaacTTCTGTGTGCATTTGAGAACACTCTTTCCTCCTTTGACTGTAACTTCTCAGGCTTAAAATCAGCCCATTACTTGCAAGGGATGGTTTTCTTTACTTTCCTGAAGCACATGTTGCTTTGCAAGTCTCAATGCCTTTTCAAATAACCTGTTGCTGGGATTTCAACTCTTCTAGTCAATGCTTGTTCCTGTAATACCCATCTCCTATAACCATGTTATTTACTTTGAAACATATTGtatagattgtgtgtgtgtgaatttactTATGGAGGCTAGTTAACATTTCCTTAGTGCCGACTGTGGACCAGACCCTGTGGCAAGGGCTGTAATGATGTctcatttatcctcacaacagcccaatGAGGGAGGCATTATAGTTTCTCCATTCTATGGATGAGAAAAACCGATACTCAGAAAGTTTTCGTCTCTTGCAATGAAATCAGGTTTTAAAGAAAGCCAGGTCTGTCGGAcgcattttctttaaaacaatacTTCATATCCCAAACTGTTTCAAGAGCAAGAATCCCACCTCCAGTTTTCTCCTCCAATGCCCCCTGCTtctaccctcccccacccccaaattcggTCACAAAGCTCTACCTGCTGCATTAGTCCTGGACTCTAGGCTCTAATATCCCCACGTATAGTGCCCTCCCATCTCCCCCCCACCTTCATCCTTGGGCAACTCCTGAGCTAGGCTGAAAACGGTGACATAGTAACATCTGTGAATAACAAAATAAGAGCATCCATAATAAGAGCCCATGTGTACTGAGTGCTTGTGGCGTGATTAGGAATGATGCAAAGGAATGGGGATACATTGTCTTCTCTAAACTTCACACCATCCTATGAGGTGGCTGTCGCTATTATCTCAATtttaatggatgaggaaactgagcattAGAGAActttccaaagtcacatagctgggAAGTGTTAAGCTAAGATTTAAACTGAGATCTCTGCCTTTCAGAATACGCAGGGACCTGCCCATCAGATGCATGGTCTTGGTGGTTCGTGTTTGACCCGAGGTGCCCAGAATCTCTGGACTGGGGCCGACGGGGACCTGCAGCATACCTGTTCCTCCCGGGTCCTGTCCCTCAGAAAGATCTGCTTCTGTTTGGAGATGGAAGTCGTCCTGTAGTAGTCCACCAGCTTGTTGAGGGATGGAAACTTCTCTGTCCACAGGAAGTAACTACCCTTGTTGTCTTTCATGACTTTGAAGTGCTGAACGTCATCCTCATGCCTAGGGATCAAGGCAAATCCAAACTGTCTATTACTTGGTGACCATGTCCTTGCCTCCAGGGCTGACTGCATCCAGGGATGCTGGAGTTCTGTTTGGGCAGGAAGCAGAGGTATGGGTGGCTGGCCCATCCCTGGGCAGGTGGGCTGGCCCAGGCGAACTCCAGGGGGAGATTTGTGGGAGGGACGGCTTCGGACACAGGCTGAGCtagaggggatttttttttttttttttttagcatgaggAGAAGGTAATCTTCCTTCTGACACTGGAACTGACCttgtataagaaaaaaatgttcccaGTGCTTCAAACACTACAAGGTCAAGGACTTTTTTTTACAATGTTTATTTGAAACATGGCAACACCTGAGA includes the following:
- the GRAP2 gene encoding GRB2-related adapter protein 2, yielding MEAIAKFDFMASGEDELSFHAGDVLKILSNQEEWFKAELRSQEGYVPKNFIDIKFPEWFHEGLSRHQAESLLMGKEVGCFIIRASQSSPGDFSISVRHEDDVQHFKVMKDNKGSYFLWTEKFPSLNKLVDYYRTTSISKQKQIFLRDRTREEQGQRGNSLDRRSQGGPPLSGTVGEEIRPSMNRKLSDHPPPPPSQFAPAPLPPQQRYLQQQHFHQERRGGSLDINDGHCGIGNSSEMNAALMHRRHTDPVQLQAAGRVRWARALYDFEALEDDELGFHCGEVVEVLDSSNPSWWTGRLHNKLGLFPANYVAPVIR